From Candidatus Hydrogenedens sp.:
AAAGCACGGCGTTCTGTATTTTTTATAACCTGATGTAACTGACTGATGAAAGGTTCAAACCCTTCATCGGGATTAATAATCGCATAAGTAGAAACTTCTGTTTCTTTTAGTAAAGGTTGATGTTTCCCGTATCTAAAATATACAACAGGACGGGCTGTTTCATGTCCATGTTGTGCAAAAGGTATTACAAACTTATGGTAATCAACGATGGAACTTCCACGAAATACAACATTATCCCCTGCAATGAGTCCTCTTAATATTCGGTCAAATTCCGATATTCCTGTGCTAAGCATGGATATAGACATAAAAGCATTCCTTTTTTGTTATTGTCAGCTATTTTCGATTAAAATGATTTTTAATTATATTATGACATAACTTATTGTAGTGGATTTTTATTCGAGGAAAGCAATTACCCATGGGTTGTAAATAAGGTTAATGAAGAATGGACAGGATAAAAGAGATAGAACAGATTTTACAGGAAACATTAAAAACAGGAACCGTCGGTATATTGAGTTTTGAAGGAAAATTATGTCCTATAACAGTTATTTCTGTTACTCAGGAATATATTCGGGTATCCCAGACAAAATTTTCTAAGGAACTCTTTTCGGGAATGCAAGTGGCACTTGAATTGTGTAGTAATCGGGGTTGCCTTGTTTTGCAAACAGAAATTATGGAAGTTTCTGATTCTGCGGAAGAAGGAATACTTCTGGCTATTCCTGAAAACTTATCGAATATATTTCTTCGCCAGTTTTGGCGAATTCCCATTAACCTGCCTGCGGAGATAAAACCCCATGCCCACCCGCGAAAGATTAAAGCAATTATTCGCAATATCAGTGCTGGGGGAATGTTAATCGTCATTGAAGAAGCTCTGGATGTAGGAGATAGTGTAGAAGTCTTTTTTTCGCTAAAGCATTCGGTTACGGGGAAAGAAAGGAAGTTTCGTTTATTAGGTTCTGTAACTCATGTGTCGTTTATAGGCAAAGTAAATCAAGTGAGCCTTAAGTTTGTGGGGATGGAGCCCGAAGATGAAGAACAAATCAACGAATTTGTAATTAAAACATTAAGAGAATCCTGCCCGAAATTGAAGGTATGATTTTAAGAAAGCAAATAAAATCATTTGTAAACTCGTATGTATATAAATAAAAAGGAGGACATGCAAGTGAAAGAGGACTGGATAGACCTATTAAAAAGTGCATGGAAAAGATTTAAGGATAATGTTTCAATATTAGATTTAAATATTCTGAAAGGGGAAGATTTGTCCGCATGGGAAAATCTGTTCATGGGGAAACTTGTCCCTCATTTGGAAAACGAAGGTTGTCTCGTTGTTGCTGTGGCAGGAGGAACCAATACCGGGAAATCCACTATCTTAAATGTTTTGATGAAAAAAGAATTAACGGCAACAGACCCTTACGCTGCGGCAACCAAAAGGCCTGTTATTATTGCCTCAGAACAGAAGGCGAAACAATGTTTGGATAACAATTTGTTTCTTGAATTTGAGGCAAGGAAAATGGAGGACAAAAAAGAGGCCATTAGTGAATCTTTACCCAATCATATCCTCTTGGTTAAGGAAGAAAAGTCCCTTCCCGACACCTATTTATATTTAGATACCCCGGATATTGATTCCATTGCAAAAGAACATTGGGAGATAGCGGATAAGATTGTATCCGCAGGCGATATTATTATTGCAGTTACGAATGATTCTAAATATATGGATGAATCTGTAATCAAATTTTTCCGTCGTGCTTGTGAAGAAGGGAAAATAGTAATTCCTGTAATGAATAAAGTAGATAGGGATAACCCCGAATCTCTTCAGATTACAGATAAA
This genomic window contains:
- a CDS encoding PilZ domain-containing protein; amino-acid sequence: MDRIKEIEQILQETLKTGTVGILSFEGKLCPITVISVTQEYIRVSQTKFSKELFSGMQVALELCSNRGCLVLQTEIMEVSDSAEEGILLAIPENLSNIFLRQFWRIPINLPAEIKPHAHPRKIKAIIRNISAGGMLIVIEEALDVGDSVEVFFSLKHSVTGKERKFRLLGSVTHVSFIGKVNQVSLKFVGMEPEDEEQINEFVIKTLRESCPKLKV